From the genome of Liolophura sinensis isolate JHLJ2023 chromosome 5, CUHK_Ljap_v2, whole genome shotgun sequence:
CCTTGATCTCATCTTGAGGTTCTTCATCTTCTGAAGAATGCAGATGCAGGGCCTTATGCTTCTGTCGTGGGACAAACCTTCCTTCATTTAGGCAATCATCAGAGTCACTGTCATTAAAAGTGAACACAGCTTCGGCTGCCTTTTGTGCACTTGTTTTTCCTTGACTAACCACAttatttttcttgtgttttgtgtCAGGTGTCTTTCTGCTCTTCTGAGGCACAGTAGATTCTTTCAGAATTGCTTCTTCTTGATCCCCAAAGAGAGAAATTGGAAAGTTCTTCACATCATCATCTCCAGTTTCTAACTTAGATTCATCGACATTCAAGCTTGGTTTCACATCACCCACTTCATGGCATGGGCTCTGGAAGATAGGCTGGTGCTTTTGCTTAGAGTCAGTGTCATGCTCTTCAGGTTCAGTTTCATTCATGTCTATATCACTTGCACCCTTCTCACTCTTTGGAGGTGCTTTCAAATCTCCGGCACCTTCATCTGAGCTAAACAACAGCGATTTTTCTTCAGAAGTTGAAGCTCTGTGCTGCTTGTCACGCTTTTCTTTGTTATCAGATTCGGTGTCTTCAGTTCCACCTGGGAGAGTGTCCAGTGTTTTGCAGTGACCGGAAGAATCTGCACTAACATCACCTACATTCGCTGTTGATTCTGCTTCATGCAGGGTGTCATCAGGCTCAGAGAAAACAGATGGCTTATCTACTACTGATTTctccttcttttttttcttatctttaaCAAGTTTCTTCTTCTCTTTCGATTTTTCTTTGACTTCGCTCTTACTTTCAGTGCTCTTAggtcttttctcttttttcttcttttgcttTTTGGGCTTTTCTTCAACATCAGATTTACTGCCCTCACTGTCTGCCTTATATGGAGCTGATGTGTCCTCCATGATAGTAGGCTTTGGTAATGGCTGGTGTGGCTTGACATCTTCAGTAACTTTTGGTGGACTAGTCGGTGTCTTGGTATCAGAGGCTGTCACATCTGGGCCCTCAGAAGGTGAAACAAGTTCCTTCTGCTTGACGACAGCAGTATCTGATGATTTCTTCTTGGGCCGTTTTGTTTGTGGTGGCTTCTTCACCTTTTCAGGCTGCACTGGTACATcttcatcatcgtcatcatctgAGTATGGTGAGAACACATCTGATTTGAGAAAGTCTCCTTTTGCCGCCTGCTTGCTATGGATTTGTTTCGTCTTCTGTTTGGTGGTTGTCTTTCTCTCCTCATCTTCACTATGTAATACCTTGTGAGAAAATGAAGAATTGTCTTCTTCTTCTGATGAAGAACTCATTATCAAAgcaaatttctttttctttttctgactGCGTTCTGGTTCAGCTCTTTCCCTTTTAGAACTTGCTGTACTCACGGAGGCATTACTTTCCTCATCAGAATTCTGAGCACTGCTGTCCGTTTCTTCACTTTTGGCTAACCTTCCTTTCTTTTGACGACTTTTATGTAGTCGGTTCAGTTGTTGTCGCATTGTTTCCATGTCCTTTTCTTTGTTGTCTGCCTTGCTGGATCTCCTTTTCACTTTATCATACATGGATTCATTTTCATCAAATCCGAATTCCTTGAAAACAGCCATATCCTGTTCTGTCAACCCTGGGGGAGGTTTGCTTCGCTTTTCATCTTTTCTATCATGCTTACTTCCCTTTTTCTCAGAGCTTTCCTTGCTTCTTcctttgacatcatttttctttcctttgtcaGATTTAGAAGACTTATGTTTAGTTGACTTAGACTTCTCTTTGTCTTCCTTTTTCTTTGAACTATCATTGTGCTTTGAATTATCACTTTCCCTCGTTTTCTTGGATTTGTCTTTTTCTCTCTGCTCAGTGGATCGAGGTTTCTCATCTTTGTCTCTCTGTTTGTCTTTCTTCTCACTTTTCTTCTCATCATCCTTTGAACCTTTGTCCCTGTCCTTCTCATGGTCCTTTTCACGatcttttctttctttgctcTTAGATTTatctttttcctttttcttctctttgtcCTTGTCCTTTTCCTTGTCCTGATTTTTCTTCTTGTCCATTTTCTCAGGTAATTTGCTTTCTGTTGCATCACTTTCAGCACTGGACTCTTTACTGAGATGTTTCATTTTACTGATATCTTTATGTTTCTCTTTTGTGGTAGATTCAAGAGGTTTAGTTGACTTTATCTCACTTTTCTTTGTGCTGGAATGGTGACTGTTTTTCTTCTCATTGTCTCGGCGGATGTCTTTCTCTTCGCCTTCAGTGCTGCTTAGTTTCGCAAGTTTCTTTTCTGGAGACTTGGAAGATTTGCTGGAAAATGACTGCTTGCGCTCTGTTTTACCGGATTCATCAGTCTTAACCTTAATCTTCTTATCATGTTCCTTTTCATCAATCTTGCTAGATGAATCacttttgtctttgtctttTGGTACAGGTGTAGGTTTTTTGTCCACTTCAAACAGTTTGGGGAGAGCAGCTTTTGCTTCTTCAACCCTTGCTGCAGCAGACGCTTTACTGGACAAACCAGACTTCAACTCTGACTTAGCCATTTTTTCCTTTGGTCTAGAGGAATCATGGTCATGTCCAGCTTTTCGTTTCAAGGAGCTGGAGGTAATCCCATCTCGACTGGATTCTTTCTTCAAGTGGGGATGTGTAGACtctgtttctttctttacagAACTTAAGTGGGTGTTAATGTCCTTTGAGGAAGTGAATGATGACAGTCCCTCTTTCCATGGCATAGCCATGGGAGTCACCGGGCTAGCAGAAGGAGCACTGCTTCCACTTGACGAGGCAGATTCTGTGCGCTTCACGGGTATTGGTCCTGAAGGGAAATTGCTCTGCTGATGGGGAATACCACTGTCTCTCGGCTGGCCTTCCCCACCATGTCGAATTACATCACATGCTTTTTTTAACTGGGAATTCACACCGTGGCTCCAAGATGAGGTAGATGGGTCAGGTGACAGTTTTGCGAGGGGTGAAACTTGGGTAGTATGCAAGGAGGTAGTTACAGTGACGGGAGCCAAAGTCACGCTTGTGCTGCTGTTACAAATCTCCCAGGAGTTAAAGCTTGGAGCTACAGCAGGCTTTTGTCCAGGTATGTGGCAGTGGGAAGATCCAGACGCCAAGGAGCCTAGCATTGTTGGCATCTCCTTCACCGCCGCTTTTGTTCTGTGGACAGATTTGATGGGATTGGGGTCAAAATTGACAGTGACATCTTTCGGTTCATACTTTGCATCAATTTGTTCAAGCCGTTTCCGGTCTTGATCAAAGATGCTTGAGCGTGACAAAAGGTTTTTCACCACATCAGAGGGCTCCTTCCGATGAATAGAGGATGGATAGGACACAATGGAAGTGGTGCCATCTGATGACTTCTTTTTGCGTTTGTACTTGTCGTAACTTCTCAACTTCTCATCAATGAGCCTTATCCTCTGCTCAACAGTGAGTCCTGTAGGGGACATGGGTCGATCCTCCCCAATGCCATCAGATATACTATCCTGGTCTGTAGCGGTGGGCTCTCGGTGCGCTTCAATAGAGGGCAGCTCTTTCTCAACTTTCTTGACATCTGCAGATATCGTTCTTGACACTTCACTCAGGTTGGACACATGTGTGCTTGGAGTCTTGGACTCCACTGATAGAGTGAGCGGTCTGTCTGTGGACAAGATAGTTGGTGATAACATGGGCGACTGTGATTTGGTGCTGTTCGGAGAAAAACACGGAGACTGCAACTTGGGGGCCGCAGAAGCAGGATGAAACTGTGGCGATGTAGTTTGGTGAGAGGATGGCAGATGAGAGGGGCTTAATGATTTCAGGGCAAACATGGGCAGTGGCAGCAGCACAAGCTCTTCCTTGTGATGCTGTTGTCGAGGATCACAGAGATTTTCAGCACTAGGGTCTCCCGTGGTGGGTATTACCACTGGTTCAGAAGAATCAGACATTTTCATGGCATCTACTTCCCTTGAGACATCACAATGCCTGCTAGAGAGACTAGATATGGACAACTGTTGCTCTAAAGTCTTTTTGTCCTTTGACACTTTTGTGTCAATACAAGAGTCTTGATCAGAGGGCTTGCCCTCtttgttttcagtcatttttaaCTTATCCCCAATATGATCACTTTGATGCACATGTGGCATCTCCACAAAATCACAAACACTGTCCATTTTCTTTGGTTCGTGGACAACAAGTTTCTCAACAGCACCCACATTGTCTCTTTCATCACCGCTGCTTAAAATTTCATCTGACTTCTTCGTTCTGTAGGGCCGTGTTTTAGGTCCACTATCTGCTGCAAGCCCCTCACTCCCCTTTCTCCTTTTCCGACAGAACTCAGACGGAATTTCTGGAGGTGAAGCAGTGTCCATTTCCTCAGCCTCCTCATTTTCTAAATGAGAAGTCACTGGAGCTTCTTTTTTCACTATACATGGTGGTCTATTAACTATGACCCCAGTCGAGGAACCAGGAAATAAAGGGTTTTCCTTTTTCTCCAGCCGCCGTCTTGCCTCCATTTGCTTACGGCAGCTTTGACTGACGTCTATACCTAACACATTCcgagttttctccacctttattTTCAGTTCCTCCTTTCCCTTCAACTTGGAAAGGTCCTTCTTTGAGGCCAATTGGTTCATCTAAGCGAGGTCGTTTGGCAACAACACGACGCACATCTTCCTCTGTAGCAGAGGTAGACTCATTATCACTTGTGCTTCCACCGTCCTCTAACTGTTTCAACTTTTCTAGTAGCAGCCATTTTTCTCGATGTAACTTCGACAGTTCATTTTCACCATGTTCAGAGTCTCCTCGACTGCTAGAACTCGAACTGGAAACCTGTCCAGTCTTAGCAGCATCCTTTTCTTTGGATGCCTGCTTGACTTCCTTTTTAACCAAGGAACTGTCTTTAGAAGTCACCATCCAGTTGGCTTTGTCTTTTCTAACATCACTTTCTACCACAGGTTTAGGTGTTTCCCCTGGCCTGCCAAGGACACCCAAAACCCGGGGCATTGTCCGTTCATGCTTCCCAGCAGAGCAGGGACCACTTGTAGCTAAGGATTCAGCTTCCTCATGACTCCTTTTCCGGGCTATTACCCTCGCCTCTACACTTTCAAACTTCCCAATGTCAAATTGGTCCGGGATGCTTCTCATCTTCTTAGGTAACATAACAATCTCTGACGAGAGTCTCTGCTTCCCAGGTAATGACCGCAGTGACTCTTTGTCAGATTCATCCCGAACCACAGAATCCGAGGGGACTTCTCCAGCCCTGTTGAATTTTCGCCTCTGTTCCTGAAGCTCTCTGAAGTCCATCACACTGTCTTGACATGCACTATAAATAGGGGGCTCTTCCTGCGTTGGGGTTGGCGGAGTCCGTGCCCGGGGTAAAATATTTTCCTTCTGCAAGTCTCTGATGGGTGGTGGACTCAGACTCTCACTGTGTCTTGGCACAGGTGTACGACTACCACTGTACTGTCCACTACTGTCATTATCAGCACTATGGTCCCTGGAGCCTTCTTTTCTACGCTCTCTATCAGGAAGTCTTTCCCTGGAATGAAGCTTCTCATCAAAAAAGCGAGACCTGAAGTCAAATCGCTCATCAAAAGCGTCTCTTTGACTGACTGGGCTTTCACTGCCCCTATAATTGTCTGAATAACTGTCCTTGAAACGTTCATCGAACGGCTCATCCAAACTTTCTCGTCGTCTCTGACCTTCAAAGAAGGAACTGGGACTGCCGTCTCCACGACGTCGTGTAGCACTGGAACCTCTTTCACGTGCACGCTGACTGACACCGTATTCTCTTAGTTCCCGTTCGTACGAGTCATCGGCGAATGAACCACTTCCCTGGCTAAAATCATCCTCTGTATGGCGGctgtaagaaaaaacaaaacattcatgaAGGGTATAATCAtgtaagaatatttttaaatggaacAGAAACACTACCCTTCTTTCACCTAAGAGATTTCCTATGACAGAGGCTGTTACTGATATTTTTCTTCACCAAACATATTCATAACTTTCTGCATATTATTGCTATTCTCACTTCATAATTTCTGTATGCAATTAATTTCTTAACACCacctgtattatttattcatttctgagTATGATTAGAAAGTTTCATTTAACGGATATCAAATGGGTTTCAGGGTGGATCATATTTACATCACCCAAAAGAAACCGCCACACCTTTATTGGTGTGTACTGGACAGTACTGGATTCAATCTAACATGTAACCACATCACCCATTGGTCACTGGCCTCTTATCATGAAAGTCAATAGTTATTGACAACACATACCTAGATCTCCTTTCCCTGAATTCCTCAGTTTGGGAGAACTGGGTTCCCTCCGAGAAAAAGCCCTTTCCTGCTCGGCCACGACCTCTGAAGTTTCCCCTGTTAGCTGCCCCACGTGGTCTGAATGAGCGTCGTGCTCTAGAGTTACCAGTTGTCGCATCAAAAGCGGGGAAAGATCGGCcttcaaatgttctgaaatcAAATATACAGAGTTTGGATAAACGGATCACTGATCTGGGATGATTAACTCTTTATGAACTAGTTCGAAGTTAGACATTTTTCTTAATAATGTGACCACTGTGATTATCTATCACATAATACTATACAGAATTTGCCAGGTATGCTCACACTAGCCTTTTGTTTCCCACtacatgttttttgtaattTCATTTCAACTTCCTGAGCACCCGTAAAACTTACCCTGTTGTCTCCTCCCTGAAAGGTTCATTGTAAAATTCAAagccttgttgttgttgttgtttgtacaATCGCCCCCCTCTCTCATCTGGCCGTTCTCCAGGTCGCAGCTGACCGCTTCGTTCCATCTTCTCGAAAAACTTGGTCTGACAGTCACGGCTCGCAAAGTCAATCTGTCAATGAAAAATGTGGGACGCCCACATTAACAATCGTTCGTGTTGAAGGTAAATGTAAATGAGAGCAGCGGACGACAGATGAAAAATGCCCGGTTTCAACAAAAGTATATACCTTTCTAGTTAAAATAGCACAACACGAAGAAAGTTTTCAATCACCCTCCTccaacatattttaatttttccttcctccacccatgagcATGAAGTCACCACTAAATCCACAGTAACCATTAATTATTCTATTAATGTGATGAATATTTTACCTGAATTTTGTTGTTGAAGAAAACTCTATTCCGCATCTCATTTACAGCCACTTGTGCCGTTTCCATAGCATCAAAGTAGACCAAGCCCTTGTGTCGTGCTTTGTCGATCACAGAGTGGCTTATCCCACCAAATCGCGCAAACTGCCGACACAGGAACCGTTCTGTGCAAGGCTCCGATAATCCGTCCAGCCAAACACAGTTTGTGGGCATACTTTTCCCAAAGCCAAGCTGTAAAGAAACAAGCAAATTCAATGAATTTATACTCAAAGCCATTGAATAATGTAAGCCTGGAAAACTTCTACATGGATCATGCTCATTTTCAAACTGCACAAAATCGAAGGTCAcacaatattttatcaaaattgaACAAAATTTGAAGAGGATTTTTTACAAGATAATCCACACTAGCAGACGGACGAATGCACCAAATGCCCAAATTCATTTCATCTTTTTTTGCAAAGCGTGGGATATTTAAGTGATCAATGCTGATAATGTTGGATTCAGAAATGGATGCACAAATGAGGCCAGTTCTCCAATAATTTAGCCAAAATACCATACCTTTATTTTGTTGGCCCCAAGATGTTCTCCATCCATAGTCCTTAGGGCTTTCACAACACTTGTGATATCTGCATACTGGACAAAGGCGTAGGCCGAAATCGCCCCCTGTCTTTTGACATCAATATCCTGCAAAAGGCAAAGCTACTTTAAGGTTtcgaaaattaaaaaaataaaaataaaatgtcattagccaatttttttttttaaagaaaaagaattactttgaaatatcatttaaaatTCGTATCTAATCATTTAACAGTTATgtttcatgaatcctttaaCTAATTTGTATTCCTTTGCTGAAACCTTGATCCTCTTCCTAAGATACCTGGACCCCGTTAATTACCACTGGGGGGATACTCACAATGATTTCTCCCAGCTTCTTGAACCTATCTCTTAGCTCTTGCGTTGTAATATCCTTCTCGAGATTGCCCACAAAAAGTGTCCGTGTTGCCTTGGGATGGTACTCGTCCAACTCAACTTCAGGAGGACGGAACTCATTATCTTCACCTTCTAGAACGGGTTtaggaaataaaaaaactttaaagCAACACTCGATTTATCAGGAGATGTTGGGGTATACAAATAACTTTAACAatcctaatatttttttatttggttcaATGCTGCTCTAGGCTTCGAAAAGTTCTTAACCAAGTTTtagttttaacattttacagtTTCAAATATTATTATACAGGCATTCAGATTTTTAACAATAtctcaattttacataaattcatAATATGgactgaaaatagaaaaatgaGTTTTACCTAGTCCTTCATGAGGGGTGACTTGAATTTTCGTCCCAAAAAAGAGCTTGTCGTGGGATGCTTCCAATGCTTTGCATGCATCTTCATATCTGACAATTCataaaaaatttatataatttatattgaTAAACGAAAGCAGGAATACATTTCCTCATCAGATTTATTACAGACTATGCAAATCAACCAAATGTATACTTCATTAGCAAAAACAAGTAAACTGTACacctttcttcattttaaatatCAGTGTTCCCTTGTTCCCCGGTCGAAGGTTAAGCTGATCGGAATGACAATAGTGACACATATTTTAAGCGTTGTAGTTACAATAAACTTTGTGTAGTCGCTTTGCTAAATGATTCCCAAATATTTAACAAGAACTGCATTTCTAAATCTCCTtttcaaatatgtaaatgattATGAACTCAGAAAATCATGAGACAAGAGTCAGGAGTAAATGACTCCCCTATCTTCGTGACTTACTTTCTAAAGCTGACAACTGCAGAACGATCTTCTCCTTGGCCGACAATCTGAATGCCTGTTACCTTCCCATGCTTCTTGTACTCGTGAAAAAGACCATCTCGTAAACTTGTGtctgtgaaaaacaaagaaagatcgTGCTTTAATTTTCTTGACAGCCTGAATAACcctgtaaataaaaacataccgAAGTGccttaaaaacaaattacaggGCGACAACACAACATTGCTACTAAGcaaaagaattaaaatttactTAGGCATGTCaacaatttttgtttaaaacaagCATGtcgacaatttttttttaaaaacaagcCTCTCATTTAATGTTAAGAAATCAGGAAACTGACTTAAGAATGAGAGTCTGCGACAACTGAGACAAGGAACAAATCTCCCTTTTGATATCTTAACGCCATAAGCAAAATGCCTTGACTCACCACTGGAGCGTAGGGGTAATCTTCGGATGCAGATCCCCAGAGAGCGTTTCTCAGAGCCTGATAGTTGCGTGTCACTTGAGGCGCAGGTCTTGTCTACCCCACCATCGACACTCTCCGAACGGTCAGATCTCACCTGAACCTTGGATGGAGGATTCGATTGCGGCACACGCGGGCTGCTATGACTACTGCTGCTGCAACAACGACAACGCCATGTCAGACAAAAGTTTCCACAGCTATAACAAATCACAGAGAATTTATGAAATATGAGAAAGTTAAACTGACGCCGATCTGGAATCACTACAAGTCACTAACGAATGGGTACCTTTTCCCAGTACAATTGCACCTTGAATTAACAACAGTGTCTGTTTCTGCAATACACAAGTAAAATGCTGCCAGTTTTTTTGCAAAAGGTTTGAGGTTTGCTTCGAATATGGGATGACATTCTACCAGAAAAtggtaagtttcagcaccaaaaataatattttgggacattttatttgcctctaaaaatgcacttttgaggGCGAGATTTTAGATCATCCAGggtgtttattaaattttttttcaaatttttgcctAACTTCATTTCACCTGCGCTCCAAGCCCTACCTTCTTGATCGTGATCGGGAACCACTTGAGTTGGATGAAGAACCGCTGTAACTAGAACTGGAGCTGGATCGAGAATGGCTGCCACTGGGTGACCTTGACACTGACCCTTTCTGTTTGCTGCCCTTTTTGGAGTGTGCTGAGGAATGGCCAGGGGACATTTGTAATCGTAGGCGATCAAACTGCTTCCCAGGGAATGCCTCGGCCTGTGCATTGTGGGTATCGTAGACGCCATGGCGCTGACCTAAACGCTGCTGTGCAGGACCCCTGAAAAAAGAAAGCAACAACTGCATGAgtttacatgcaaaaaaaaaacaatcaataaatcacgAGATATCTTTTGTGACCAACAATCGTCAAAATGTCACCAGTATTTTCcagtaaatgtcaaaaataaagGTATAGCCTTGTAC
Proteins encoded in this window:
- the LOC135465978 gene encoding LOW QUALITY PROTEIN: msx2-interacting protein-like (The sequence of the model RefSeq protein was modified relative to this genomic sequence to represent the inferred CDS: deleted 1 base in 1 codon), whose translation is MVRETRYLWVGNLPEKATEDEISEHFKRYGKIQSVRIHPRKEASDGGACCTVAFMDIKSASKAHNSENRIENSLLRTDYSEPTATGSVVTRTHEPEPLPHSTGSLRQPFPLPRGTPGFQGRAKGVDSKKPELRRLTDLTTITALRGREFHHMITASQTPRTTRKARSTRARGRTRERTYPPAKGNNYPKQFDRGPAQQRLGQRHGVYDTHNAQAEAFPGKQFDRLRLQMSPGHSSAHSKKGSKQKGSVSRSPSGSHSRSSSSSSYSGSSSNSSGSRSRSRSSSSHSSPRVPQSNPPSKVQVRSDRSESVDGGVDKTCASSDTQLSGSEKRSLGICIRRLPLRSSDTSLRDGLFHEYKKHGKVTGIQIVGQGEDRSAVVSFRKYEDACKALEASHDKLFFGTKIQVTPHEGLEGEDNEFRPPEVELDEYHPKATRTLFVGNLEKDITTQELRDRFKKLGEIIDIDVKRQGAISAYAFVQYADITSVVKALRTMDGEHLGANKIKLGFGKSMPTNCVWLDGLSEPCTERFLCRQFARFGGISHSVIDKARHKGLVYFDAMETAQVAVNEMRNRVFFNNKIQIDFASRDCQTKFFEKMERSGQLRPGERPDERGGRLYKQQQQQGFEFYNEPFREETTGTFEGRSFPAFDATTGNSRARRSFRPRGAANRGNFRGRGRAGKGFFSEGTQFSQTEEFRERRSSRHTEDDFSQGSGSFADDSYERELREYGVSQRARERGSSATRRRGDGSPSSFFEGQRRRESLDEPFDERFKDSYSDNYRGSESPVSQRDAFDERFDFRSRFFDEKLHSRERLPDRERRKEGSRDHSADNDSSGQYSGSRTPVPRHSESLSPPPIRDLQKENILPRARTPPTPTQEEPPIYSACQDSVMDFRELQEQRRKFNRAGEVPSDSVVRDESDKESLRSLPGKQRLSSEIVMLPKKMRSIPDQFDIGKFESVEARVIARKRSHEEAESLATSGPCSAGKHERTMPRVLGVLGRPGETPKPVVESDVRKDKANWMVTSKDSSLVKKEVKQASKEKDAAKTGQVSSSSSSSRGDSEHGENELSKLHREKWLLLEKLKQLEDGGSTSDNESTSATEEDVRRVVAKRPRLDEQLASKKDLSKLKGKEELKIKVEKTRNVLGIDVSQSCRKQMEARRRLEKKENPLFPGSSTGVIVNRPPCIVKKEAPVTSHLENEEAEEMDTASPPEIPSEFCRKRRKGSEGLAADSGPKTRPYRTKKSDEILSSGDERDNVGAVEKLVVHEPKKMDSVCDFVEMPHVHQSDHIGDKLKMTENKEGKPSDQDSCIDTKVSKDKKTLEQQLSISSLSSRHCDVSREVDAMKMSDSSEPVVIPTTGDPSAENLCDPRQQHHKEELVLLPLPMFALKSLSPSHLPSSHQTTSPQFHPASAAPKLQSPCFSPNSTKSQSPMLSPTILSTDRPLTLSVESKTPSTHVSNLSEVSRTISADVKKVEKELPSIEAHREPTATDQDSISDGIGEDRPMSPTGLTVEQRIRLIDEKLRSYDKYKRKKKSSDGTTSIVSYPSSIHRKEPSDVVKNLLSRSSIFDQDRKRLEQIDAKYEPKDVTVNFDPNPIKSVHRTKAAVKEMPTMLGSLASGSSHCHIPGQKPAVAPSFNSWEICNSSTSVTLAPVTVTTSLHTTQVSPLAKLSPDPSTSSWSHGVNSQLKKACDVIRHGGEGQPRDSGIPHQQSNFPSGPIPVKRTESASSSGSSAPSASPVTPMAMPWKEGLSSFTSSKDINTHLSSVKKETESTHPHLKKESSRDGITSSSLKRKAGHDHDSSRPKEKMAKSELKSGLSSKASAAARVEEAKAALPKLFEVDKKPTPVPKDKDKSDSSSKIDEKEHDKKIKVKTDESGKTERKQSFSSKSSKSPEKKLAKLSSTEGEEKDIRRDNEKKNSHHSSTKKSEIKSTKPLESTTKEKHKDISKMKHLSKESSAESDATESKLPEKMDKKKNQDKEKDKDKEKKKEKDKSKSKERKDREKDHEKDRDKGSKDDEKKSEKKDKQRDKDEKPRSTEQREKDKSKKTRESDNSKHNDSSKKKEDKEKSKSTKHKSSKSDKGKKNDVKGRSKESSEKKGSKHDRKDEKRSKPPPGLTEQDMAVFKEFGFDENESMYDKVKRRSSKADNKEKDMETMRQQLNRLHKSRQKKGRLAKSEETDSSAQNSDEESNASVSTASSKRERAEPERSQKKKKKFALIMSSSSEEEDNSSFSHKVLHSEDEERKTTTKQKTKQIHSKQAAKGDFLKSDVFSPYSDDDDDEDVPVQPEKVKKPPQTKRPKKKSSDTAVVKQKELVSPSEGPDVTASDTKTPTSPPKVTEDVKPHQPLPKPTIMEDTSAPYKADSEGSKSDVEEKPKKQKKKKEKRPKSTESKSEVKEKSKEKKKLVKDKKKKKEKSVVDKPSVFSEPDDTLHEAESTANVGDVSADSSGHCKTLDTLPGGTEDTESDNKEKRDKQHRASTSEEKSLLFSSDEGAGDLKAPPKSEKGASDIDMNETEPEEHDTDSKQKHQPIFQSPCHEVGDVKPSLNVDESKLETGDDDVKNFPISLFGDQEEAILKESTVPQKSRKTPDTKHKKNNVVSQGKTSAQKAAEAVFTFNDSDSDDCLNEGRFVPRQKHKALHLHSSEDEEPQDEIKVTKTKAKKSKPKELEPAPRFIEKFPVEEQRLFPPILHKVKSEPNIPKNDRKSKSKRKKERKERKKKDLSPPRDLARVDGHVVENHVLENEFPLHGVGSTDDNIVLDEHEGFFTRESKATDAVKEMPSVPSREPEILKDVVEPPTALESASTHVGETTQSEVSVAVLPPKDEPLTDQHAEPANTDLKLQDDHVAEPTKKAKKKRPKVNKDKVSHGESKKVDVIPDAVKLEEEKADNSESKYLDVFASVLGHLEENKETPHETEHVSEVPQAEENVAQDPPSNEGTFNEAAEAVSQLLDTETKNLEREMIAQKAFQEMQAAVETIKEKPATKPKRKRQRKDSLKHAEVENPGLEDISSTSMPETTDNLFQEMTPKPEEHATKEEAKEASETTEDQNEFPAGVEFNHEFEDPKDDESMAMAEDELARAVKVIEDSLAGTDQQEESPDIFGVEPIQQLPTTPSLSLQAETKPEVEPAVSTSKKEQPRKSKSRRSRGSKDDVTAPTPAPLDVHMDNQLQSEIAFNPTGTDSEVVTKQESVELTPEIEGEQNHVPSAVKSEVSDEQKCEKSGNPPKSLLRRGKGGQQQKGADIKDDKRYSVFQFDDKDSDNILEDEKPVTIAKPEVVENSLFETPQKGEKEDEDVSPDIQSDPFTPQKEDSKSESEDTVNNRPRRRRRPPPSYKDMATGGLGLATRSTSPRSPRATRQTSSPKPFSSPKVTTSPKPSTSAKSCVTPKAKDFPSPVVKLEKLPEKLPMHGKSLKVDEVSKTSKDANLDVHHLIAELKAREELKQEQDKQQVDLNTRSAAIKSVAQQLFTQEPDQENKHVEDHEAVVKTEQEPPREPRTPRKKRNARKKKSDSTGCREAEDQSVTPDSLFLPATEVQQSTEFSKHASPPHSDVNAETDELQLSMGSQKSDPEEGSLIIDESGVKTSSETENNQGDLQLKQETDTGHSSPFATTMVKQTSRESACYTPVTPMTPNTPVITTAPITPMSNIERVIDAVSKGQFDENHLMQTRRRRSNDHSAIRSTVGVITSAPSAIDGFPSHHQRAPPVSFPMGMNHLSPPPVVESSSTHKMMGPGQEPLMLMNPPTERAEKPTESVIHSTASHQTQAEHERRAESNNVHEPLHISVSNHQRGHLGHQNFHDPQQMSPQGCMMPQISPQGHGLPHATSTGQNMPQISPQGQVLPQSSPKNHGHLQSSPQGIHPQPSPQGHQIQLPSPQGWHIQHQPVIPHSSPQGRPMAAPQAINTSQASPQGPANLHMSSQSLHPPSSMSQQGYVMPQSPVQSQVQMHHHSQMQGAHHAQMQAKMKAQQHQQHQQQQQQAKMFAYHQTHVAHHGAQNQAVHQAAHAQMHANSMRQSTQPKPSSQKDQSSSRSHQGHISTMGSTPTTSSVSSSSHGGDKPAVAMQQAVAEGAKTQAAFLQPTYMSNNAARWSPAHGQKPPAQASAAITHPSAMHINPNQLPTTTSVAPSVMQQRPPSVPVPVVSCATSHVSNRPPSAHPTFPSSPGPMPTWAHRDGKESSREHAQQQQQHEGHRPQEPRLMPPPQSGAPHPHPHPGSMHAGPSVSLQSQHHHGKPGVLIGVVQAQPQTLPPKEASPTGQLSEQVHWSHSQVIERVPNPVLGRSGSGSGRDARGSHEALVNHMAAHGNPMDRVNQERLNQERLNHERVNQEREAEREAQERLGHERANQERAQVIAAMQHREGLVGQTGHPGHPMAHLQTPPFAHQSTTSTYGLHHAQPSELRAALNTPTRIIQQQQMPPRSMPSHSPTQNHPSHSLPPAHSNPHQPLPAHAGGKGSHGHSSLSGPDVHTANPNNMLPHNTFTDARSRGEAHGTPTHSREEPRTLLQPAHLQTAFGERRGSIPESDAARLRNTSAFVPPELQKQMYRGELRMPGPNHPSMAFTQASMGIGVHPRVLYPGAVPQGQHGSYLTTQDGMMVHYQHHPHYLAQQAAIQLEQQRQLAENRPPSQPVRPPSQQGQPAPSHAAVLANQGRLSQSPSDGVRSPHIVIGRPLPEGPGHRDLAELMQKYPVTWQGLLALKNDSCIVQMHFLTGNPSLAKLSLPQPGGSNTLRIAQRMRLEPVQLDGVAKRMQLEDEYCMLLAIPSGRDHMDIVTQTQQLTTGFIQYLQQKQAAGIVNVAAPGSQMPAYVVHIFPPCEFSHGVLRKLGYDLVQRVQDLAHMVIVVATV